A region of Flavobacteriales bacterium DNA encodes the following proteins:
- the lipA gene encoding lipoyl synthase, with protein sequence MTVENSPIRTKKPKWLRVKLPTGEKYKKVRGLVSEHKLHTICESGSCPNMGECWGEGTATFMILGNICTRSCGFCAVKTGKPLPADLLEPAKVANSVKVMGVKHAVITSVDRDDLEDGGSLIWVDTVKEIRKQSPGTTLETLIPDFGGKWENLQRIIDVAPEIVSHNLETVRRLTKEVRIQAKYNRSLEVLRRLKQGGMRTKSGVMLGLGESEEEVIETMEDLRSVRVDILTLGQYLQPTPKHLPVADFVTPEKFQEYKELGLKMGYRFVESAPLVRSSYHAEKHIFDL encoded by the coding sequence ATGACAGTAGAAAACTCACCTATAAGAACAAAAAAACCAAAGTGGCTTAGAGTAAAACTTCCAACTGGGGAGAAATACAAAAAAGTTAGAGGTTTAGTTTCTGAACACAAATTACATACAATATGTGAAAGTGGTAGTTGTCCTAACATGGGAGAATGTTGGGGGGAAGGAACTGCGACCTTTATGATCTTAGGTAATATCTGTACACGTTCTTGTGGTTTCTGTGCTGTTAAAACGGGAAAACCTTTACCTGCTGATTTATTGGAACCTGCTAAAGTTGCAAACTCTGTAAAAGTTATGGGGGTTAAACATGCTGTAATTACTTCTGTTGACCGAGATGATTTAGAAGATGGAGGTTCGCTTATATGGGTAGACACAGTAAAAGAAATTAGGAAACAATCACCAGGAACTACTCTTGAAACTTTAATTCCTGATTTTGGGGGGAAATGGGAGAACTTACAAAGAATAATTGATGTTGCTCCAGAAATTGTATCTCACAATTTAGAAACAGTAAGACGCCTTACCAAAGAAGTTCGAATTCAAGCGAAGTACAATAGAAGCCTTGAAGTCTTAAGACGTTTAAAACAAGGAGGAATGCGTACCAAATCAGGGGTAATGCTTGGATTAGGGGAATCTGAAGAAGAAGTTATCGAAACAATGGAAGATTTAAGAAGTGTTAGAGTAGATATTTTAACATTAGGTCAATACTTACAACCCACCCCTAAACACTTGCCTGTTGCAGATTTTGTAACTCCAGAAAAATTTCAGGAATACAAAGAATTAGGTTTAAAGATGGGGTATCGTTTTGTGGAAAGCGCTCCACTAGTTCGATCATCATACCATGCTGAAAAGCATATTTTTGATCTTTAA
- a CDS encoding succinate dehydrogenase cytochrome b subunit: protein MKSSVSRKILMALSGFFLMFFLLQHLMINMLSVFSPDLFNEVSHFMGYNPIVQFLLQPVLIFGVIFHLLMGMILEAKNNKARNIKYAQNNAAANSSWVSRNMIITGVMIMLFLIGHMSDFWAHEMNYKYIAGSPEDPTRYWEELHHSLGDTMHLIVYILSFIFLSLHLMHGFQSSFQSVGFNHNKYTPILKKLGNLYAIIVPASYIFIAVYHYLTQSH from the coding sequence ATGAAAAGTTCAGTATCAAGAAAAATTTTAATGGCACTATCAGGTTTTTTCCTGATGTTCTTTTTACTACAGCATTTAATGATTAACATGCTGTCGGTATTTAGCCCCGACCTATTCAATGAGGTTTCTCACTTCATGGGATACAACCCTATTGTACAATTTTTGCTACAACCAGTTTTAATTTTTGGTGTTATTTTCCACTTACTAATGGGAATGATTTTGGAAGCTAAAAACAACAAGGCTAGAAACATCAAATATGCGCAAAACAATGCGGCAGCAAACTCATCATGGGTTTCTAGAAACATGATTATTACGGGGGTAATGATTATGCTTTTCTTAATCGGACACATGTCTGATTTTTGGGCACATGAGATGAATTACAAGTATATAGCTGGTTCACCTGAAGATCCAACAAGATATTGGGAAGAGTTACACCATTCATTGGGAGATACGATGCATTTAATTGTATACATTTTATCTTTTATATTCTTATCGTTGCACTTAATGCATGGATTTCAATCTTCGTTTCAATCGGTAGGTTTTAATCACAACAAGTACACACCTATTCTTAAAAAGCTAGGGAATTTATATGCAATTATTGTTCCTGCATCATATATTTTCATTGCTGTTTACCACTATTTAACTCAATCACATTAA
- a CDS encoding T9SS type A sorting domain-containing protein: MRNTNIILGTLAISAIAVGSFIFPSQEKIESNYTPKSLSLHKKDSQKWALAAEYYNNLRKNVHTGQIEKADYEAALLHVKNMYNAKTTAFTFIDEGPDNVGGRTRAISVYPNDDTHIIAGAVTGGLYESTNGGNSWSRMQGWDDATELLSISSTAITNNGTIYVATGGAAFEGDLTYENSGSQRGDGLWYSTDNGASFTQVDGTSNKDLTKVTADYSQNDVVYITGTSFGAKKMVDKGSLIAITATSLGNSTSTQDVKISPDGSVVTIASASTVWSSQDGGNSFNKVTGNGAGQISGSSSRNETAVSYEKNANGNWNCYVARSLSNGRIGGVWLSEDNGVNWTRIAQQYTTGSGGVSWDPTATQGGYNLVIDAVKGFPDQCVLGGLNLYRWVKNPNSSPASGTWETLSNWAYPKGNPNYVHADNHRLTWNSKGQLIIGNDGGVQISRDSTLSAFYDANRGYNVTQFYAMGYGPDGAVIGGAQDNGTQYNNHTAFFSWLEHTEVNGGDGFECEISYLNKDAFFASIYNSGIRRFEGVGTGSSIDMTGITAGTPGDPSGGVGTFYTPLRLFEDPNDLDTQDSIMYIARETVLSGSTVSYASESFQLPLEYTVNQDIFVDYDTTFITSDTVTATFDTLYAGDTLLENGIARDTIMVPDYVQSLFVTHTEQGIYLTRDMTRYGVSTEWWQVNPVGNQAHSFEFSKDGNCLWIGTFGGTVYRVMGLDSAYSFEQADYSYKDSASYKLTVETINAGGAGIVTDISVDKDNPDKVIIVRGGTGSNHVYYSTNATSASPTWTAIDGNGSNGLPNAPVFGVEIIANASTNETVIVGTEYGAFATENISGSSTNWTPINNEIGLVPVFDVRQQWRSLADGVSNPYAVYLGTHGRGIWKSETVLSTEESIVEEDVKELNNITVYPNPMSTEGKIGFEINNASEVNINIYDLQGKIIKNINRKNLSAGMHVIPFNVQDYPSGTYIVTFETAHASEVTKFIKY; the protein is encoded by the coding sequence ATGAGAAACACTAACATTATACTAGGAACATTAGCGATTTCTGCAATAGCAGTTGGCTCGTTTATCTTCCCATCACAAGAGAAAATAGAGAGTAATTATACTCCTAAATCATTGTCTTTACATAAAAAAGATAGTCAAAAATGGGCTCTAGCGGCAGAGTACTACAATAACTTAAGAAAAAATGTTCACACCGGGCAAATAGAAAAAGCGGATTATGAAGCTGCTTTGTTGCATGTGAAGAACATGTACAATGCTAAAACTACTGCTTTTACATTCATAGACGAGGGTCCTGATAATGTAGGAGGACGTACAAGAGCAATTTCTGTTTATCCTAATGATGACACTCATATCATTGCTGGTGCTGTAACAGGAGGGCTTTATGAAAGTACTAATGGAGGAAACAGTTGGAGCAGAATGCAAGGATGGGATGATGCAACTGAGTTATTATCCATTTCTTCAACAGCTATTACGAATAATGGAACTATTTATGTCGCTACTGGAGGTGCTGCATTTGAAGGAGATTTAACCTATGAAAACTCAGGGAGTCAAAGAGGTGATGGACTTTGGTATTCAACTGATAATGGAGCTTCGTTTACTCAAGTCGATGGAACTTCAAATAAAGATTTAACAAAAGTAACAGCTGATTATTCTCAAAACGATGTTGTTTATATCACTGGAACATCATTTGGAGCAAAGAAAATGGTCGATAAAGGATCTTTAATTGCTATAACAGCGACATCACTAGGAAATTCAACATCAACTCAAGATGTTAAAATATCTCCTGATGGATCTGTAGTTACTATTGCTTCAGCAAGTACAGTTTGGTCTTCACAAGATGGAGGAAACTCATTCAACAAAGTGACAGGAAATGGTGCTGGTCAAATATCAGGAAGTTCATCTAGAAATGAAACAGCCGTTTCTTATGAGAAAAACGCCAATGGAAATTGGAATTGTTATGTCGCTCGATCTTTATCAAATGGTCGTATAGGTGGTGTTTGGTTATCTGAAGATAATGGTGTTAATTGGACTAGAATCGCTCAACAATATACGACTGGAAGTGGTGGTGTAAGTTGGGACCCAACTGCAACACAAGGAGGATATAACTTAGTTATTGACGCCGTAAAAGGTTTTCCTGATCAATGTGTATTAGGAGGATTAAATTTATACAGATGGGTTAAAAACCCTAACTCTTCTCCAGCTTCTGGAACATGGGAGACATTAAGTAACTGGGCATACCCTAAAGGTAACCCTAACTATGTACATGCAGACAACCATCGATTAACTTGGAACTCTAAGGGTCAATTAATCATTGGTAATGATGGAGGAGTTCAAATCTCAAGAGATAGTACTTTAAGTGCATTTTACGATGCTAACAGAGGTTATAATGTAACTCAATTCTATGCTATGGGATACGGTCCTGATGGAGCTGTAATTGGTGGAGCACAAGATAATGGAACTCAATACAACAATCACACTGCTTTTTTCAGCTGGTTAGAGCATACTGAAGTTAATGGAGGAGATGGATTTGAGTGTGAGATTTCATATTTGAATAAAGATGCATTTTTTGCTTCTATTTACAATAGTGGAATTAGAAGATTTGAGGGTGTAGGAACTGGTTCAAGTATTGATATGACTGGTATTACAGCAGGAACACCAGGAGACCCAAGTGGTGGAGTTGGTACTTTCTACACACCATTAAGATTATTTGAAGATCCAAATGACTTAGATACGCAAGATTCTATTATGTATATTGCTAGAGAAACTGTTTTATCAGGATCTACAGTTTCTTATGCTAGTGAATCATTCCAACTACCTTTAGAGTATACTGTTAATCAAGATATCTTTGTAGATTATGACACTACTTTTATTACTAGTGATACTGTAACAGCTACTTTTGATACCTTATATGCTGGAGATACTTTATTGGAGAATGGTATAGCTAGAGACACGATCATGGTACCAGACTATGTACAATCATTATTTGTAACACATACAGAGCAAGGTATTTACTTAACAAGAGACATGACTCGTTATGGTGTATCAACTGAATGGTGGCAAGTAAATCCAGTAGGTAATCAAGCACATTCTTTCGAGTTCTCTAAAGACGGTAACTGTTTATGGATTGGAACATTTGGAGGGACTGTATACAGAGTTATGGGATTAGATAGTGCTTACTCTTTTGAACAAGCTGATTATTCATATAAAGATAGTGCAAGTTATAAGCTTACTGTTGAAACGATTAATGCTGGTGGAGCTGGTATTGTTACTGATATTTCTGTAGATAAAGACAATCCAGACAAAGTAATTATTGTTAGAGGAGGTACAGGATCAAATCATGTTTATTACTCTACTAACGCTACATCTGCTTCTCCAACTTGGACAGCTATTGACGGTAATGGATCAAATGGTTTACCAAATGCACCAGTTTTCGGAGTTGAAATTATAGCCAATGCTTCTACAAATGAAACGGTAATTGTTGGTACTGAATATGGAGCTTTTGCCACAGAAAACATTAGTGGTAGCTCGACAAACTGGACTCCTATTAACAACGAAATTGGTTTAGTTCCTGTATTTGATGTTCGTCAACAATGGAGATCATTAGCAGATGGTGTTTCTAACCCATACGCTGTATATTTAGGAACACATGGTAGAGGTATTTGGAAATCTGAGACTGTTTTAAGCACTGAAGAGTCTATTGTTGAAGAAGATGTTAAAGAGTTAAATAACATTACTGTTTATCCAAACCCAATGAGTACTGAAGGTAAAATTGGTTTTGAAATCAACAATGCTTCAGAAGTAAACATTAACATCTACGACTTGCAAGGAAAAATTATTAAAAACATTAATAGAAAGAACTTATCTGCTGGCATGCATGTAATTCCTTTTAATGTTCAGGATTATCCTTCTGGTACCTATATTGTTACTTTCGAAACAGCACATGCTTCTGAAGTAACTAAGTTTATTAAGTATTAA
- a CDS encoding succinate dehydrogenase/fumarate reductase iron-sulfur subunit — MDLTLKIWRQKNAKDKGQMVNYPVKNISPDSSFLEMLDVLNEDLVNKGEEPVAFDHDCREGICGMCSLYINGEAHGPDRAITTCQLHMRKFKDGETITIEPWRAKAFPVVKDLIVDRSSFERIQQSGGFISVNTSGNTQDANAIPIKKQDADKAMDAATCIGCGACVATCKNASAMLFVSAKVAQFSLLPQGQVERKERVLNMVNQMDLEGFGNCTNTGACEVECPKGISLENIAIMNREYLKASLTKND, encoded by the coding sequence ATGGACTTAACACTTAAGATTTGGCGTCAAAAGAATGCCAAAGATAAAGGTCAAATGGTAAATTATCCTGTAAAGAATATTTCACCAGATTCATCATTCCTTGAAATGCTAGATGTTTTAAATGAAGATTTAGTCAACAAAGGAGAGGAACCTGTAGCTTTTGACCACGACTGTAGAGAAGGTATTTGCGGGATGTGTTCATTATATATTAATGGTGAAGCTCATGGACCAGATAGAGCGATCACTACCTGTCAATTGCACATGCGTAAATTTAAAGATGGTGAAACAATTACAATTGAACCATGGAGAGCAAAAGCTTTTCCTGTTGTTAAGGATTTAATTGTAGATAGAAGTTCTTTTGAAAGAATTCAACAATCGGGAGGTTTTATCTCTGTAAATACTTCTGGTAATACGCAAGATGCCAATGCTATTCCAATTAAGAAACAAGATGCAGATAAGGCAATGGATGCAGCGACCTGTATTGGTTGTGGTGCTTGTGTTGCTACGTGTAAAAATGCTTCTGCGATGTTGTTTGTATCAGCTAAGGTAGCTCAGTTCTCTTTATTACCTCAAGGACAGGTTGAAAGAAAAGAGCGTGTCTTAAATATGGTAAATCAAATGGATTTAGAAGGGTTTGGTAACTGTACAAACACTGGAGCTTGTGAAGTAGAGTGTCCAAAAGGAATATCTCTAGAAAACATTGCGATTATGAATAGAGAATATTTAAAAGCTTCTCTAACAAAAAACGACTAA
- the gap gene encoding type I glyceraldehyde-3-phosphate dehydrogenase — MNKVKIAINGFGRIGRVLTRAITKHNNIELVAVNDLADSKMLSHLLQYDSIHRQFPGEISYTEHSLSIDNKEIQVFNEKNPEHLPWKELGIDIVVECTGIFRTKESASKHITAGAKKVIISAPAKSGDVPSVVIGINEAILNGNEEVISNASCTTNCAAPMVKIIDDLCGIESSYLTTIHSYTGDQRILDAPHRDYRRARAAAESIIPTTTGAAIAVTKILPHLEGKINGSAVRVPTPDGSLTDITFLVKQPTTKEAINAVFKKASETNLKGILEYTEDPIVSSDIIGNPHSCIIDGLLTEVNGRLVKVVGWYDNETGYSNRLADLINLVG, encoded by the coding sequence ATGAATAAAGTAAAAATAGCCATCAATGGTTTTGGAAGAATCGGTCGTGTTCTTACCAGAGCGATCACAAAGCATAACAATATAGAACTTGTTGCTGTTAACGATTTAGCAGATTCTAAAATGCTATCACATTTGCTTCAATATGATTCTATCCATAGACAATTTCCAGGAGAGATTAGTTACACTGAGCACTCCTTATCTATCGACAATAAAGAAATTCAAGTTTTTAATGAAAAGAATCCTGAGCACTTACCATGGAAAGAACTAGGAATTGATATTGTTGTTGAATGTACAGGTATTTTTAGGACTAAAGAATCAGCAAGTAAGCATATTACTGCAGGTGCAAAAAAAGTAATCATCTCTGCTCCTGCAAAAAGTGGGGATGTACCATCTGTTGTTATTGGAATTAACGAAGCCATTTTAAATGGCAATGAAGAAGTTATTAGTAATGCATCATGTACTACCAATTGTGCTGCGCCAATGGTTAAGATTATTGATGATTTATGTGGTATTGAAAGTAGCTATTTAACCACCATTCACTCCTATACTGGCGATCAAAGAATTTTGGATGCACCACATAGAGACTATAGAAGAGCTAGAGCTGCTGCCGAATCAATTATCCCGACTACTACTGGTGCTGCAATAGCTGTTACTAAAATTTTACCACATTTAGAGGGTAAAATCAACGGTTCAGCTGTCCGTGTTCCTACTCCTGATGGTTCATTGACTGACATTACTTTTTTAGTGAAACAACCTACGACTAAAGAAGCTATCAACGCAGTGTTTAAAAAAGCTTCTGAAACCAATTTAAAAGGTATTTTAGAGTACACTGAAGATCCAATAGTATCTTCTGATATTATTGGTAATCCTCATTCTTGTATCATTGATGGACTGTTGACTGAAGTTAATGGTAGACTTGTGAAAGTTGTTGGATGGTATGATAATGAAACAGGGTATTCCAACCGTTTAGCAGATTTAATTAACCTAGTAGGATAA
- a CDS encoding fumarate reductase/succinate dehydrogenase flavoprotein subunit: protein MSILDSKVPEGPIKDKWTNHKNNINLVNPANKRLIDVIVVGTGLAGGSAAASLAEMGYNVKAFAYQDSPRRAHSIAAQGGINAAKNYQNDGDSNYRLFYDTVKGGDYRSREANVYRLAEVSGNIIDQCVAQGVPFAREYGGLLDNRSFGGVLVSRTFYAKGQTGQQLLLGAYSAMNRQIGKGKIKMYNRHEMLDLVVVDGKARGIIARDLVTGKIERHSAHAVVIASGGYGNVFFLSTNAMGSNASAAWKIHKKGAFFANPCYTQIHPTCIPRSGDHQSKLTLMSESLRNDGRIWVPKHMKDVEAIRAGKLKPTQIKEEDRDYYLERRYPAFGNLVPRDVASRAAKERCDAGYGVNATGEAVYLDFKSAIIRYGTEKAHVLGIHNPSDAKIIELGEEVVEAKYGNLFQMYEKIVDENPYKTPMMIYPAVHYTMGGIWVDYNLMTTVPGCYAIGEANFSDHGANRLGASALMQGLADGYFVLPYTIGDYLADEIRTGAIPTDSKEFDEAEKAVTDRIEKLMNIKGTKSVDHFHKKLGEVMWNNAGMARNEAGLKEAIEKIKAIREEFWKDLRVPGSADSLNPELEKAGRVADFLELGELFAMDALQRSESCGGHFREESVELDGEQKGEAKRDDVNFKYVAAWEYTGVPSEAKLHKEELEFKDIELKQRSYK from the coding sequence ATGTCGATATTAGATTCAAAAGTTCCAGAAGGTCCTATTAAAGACAAATGGACAAATCATAAAAATAATATAAACTTGGTTAACCCAGCCAACAAACGATTAATTGATGTTATTGTTGTTGGTACAGGTTTGGCAGGTGGTTCTGCTGCAGCTTCATTAGCTGAAATGGGCTATAATGTAAAAGCCTTTGCTTATCAAGATTCTCCGAGAAGAGCACACTCTATCGCTGCTCAAGGAGGTATTAACGCCGCAAAAAACTATCAAAATGATGGTGATTCTAATTACCGTTTATTTTACGATACGGTAAAAGGAGGAGATTATCGTTCGAGAGAAGCTAACGTATACCGTTTAGCAGAGGTTTCAGGAAACATTATTGATCAATGTGTTGCTCAAGGAGTTCCTTTTGCAAGAGAATACGGAGGTCTTTTAGATAACCGTTCATTTGGAGGGGTATTAGTTTCTAGAACTTTTTACGCTAAAGGACAAACGGGGCAACAATTATTATTAGGAGCTTACTCTGCTATGAACCGCCAAATTGGTAAAGGTAAAATCAAGATGTATAATCGTCATGAGATGCTTGATTTGGTTGTAGTTGATGGTAAAGCTAGAGGAATTATTGCAAGGGATTTAGTAACAGGAAAAATTGAAAGACATTCTGCTCATGCAGTTGTTATTGCAAGTGGAGGATATGGAAATGTATTTTTCTTATCAACTAATGCCATGGGGTCGAATGCAAGTGCTGCTTGGAAAATTCATAAAAAAGGAGCTTTCTTTGCTAATCCATGTTATACACAAATACACCCAACATGTATTCCTAGAAGTGGAGACCACCAATCTAAATTGACTTTGATGTCTGAGTCGTTAAGAAATGATGGACGAATTTGGGTTCCAAAACACATGAAAGATGTTGAGGCAATCAGGGCTGGAAAGTTAAAGCCAACACAAATTAAGGAAGAAGATAGGGATTATTACTTAGAAAGAAGATATCCTGCTTTTGGTAACTTAGTTCCAAGGGATGTTGCATCTAGAGCTGCAAAAGAAAGATGTGATGCTGGTTATGGAGTGAATGCAACAGGCGAAGCAGTTTACTTAGACTTTAAATCAGCAATTATCAGATATGGGACAGAAAAAGCACACGTACTAGGAATTCACAATCCATCTGACGCTAAGATTATTGAACTAGGTGAAGAGGTAGTTGAAGCTAAATACGGAAACCTTTTCCAAATGTATGAGAAGATTGTTGATGAAAATCCATACAAAACACCAATGATGATTTATCCTGCTGTACACTATACAATGGGAGGAATTTGGGTAGATTACAACTTAATGACAACTGTTCCTGGATGTTACGCTATTGGAGAAGCGAATTTCTCTGATCATGGAGCTAACCGTTTAGGGGCCTCTGCATTGATGCAAGGTTTAGCTGATGGATATTTTGTTCTTCCATACACTATTGGAGACTACTTAGCTGATGAAATTAGAACAGGGGCAATCCCAACAGATTCTAAAGAATTTGATGAAGCTGAAAAAGCTGTAACAGACCGTATTGAGAAACTAATGAATATCAAGGGAACTAAGTCTGTTGATCACTTCCACAAAAAATTAGGGGAAGTCATGTGGAACAATGCTGGTATGGCAAGAAATGAAGCTGGTCTAAAAGAAGCTATCGAAAAAATTAAAGCAATTCGAGAAGAATTCTGGAAAGACTTAAGAGTTCCTGGTTCTGCTGATTCTCTAAACCCAGAATTAGAAAAAGCTGGAAGAGTTGCTGATTTCTTAGAATTAGGAGAGTTATTTGCTATGGATGCTTTACAAAGAAGCGAATCTTGTGGAGGACACTTTAGAGAAGAATCTGTTGAGCTGGATGGAGAGCAAAAAGGAGAAGCAAAGAGAGACGATGTTAACTTTAAATATGTAGCAGCTTGGGAATACACTGGGGTACCAAGTGAAGCTAAACTTCATAAAGAGGAATTAGAATTTAAAGATATCGAGTTAAAACAAAGAAGTTATAAATAA